In one window of Leptospira sp. WS92.C1 DNA:
- the glnA gene encoding type I glutamate--ammonia ligase: MSRTPSEVIAYAKANNVLFYDFRFTDIKGAWHHVSYHTIAITEDSFKGLPFDGSSIPAWQPIDRSDMQLIPDTDAIFLDPFTADATLVIFCDVFDIYKGALYEKCPRSIAKKALKYLESSGLADTAYFGPENEFFIFDSIKVRDAINVQYYEIDSSEGIWNSHTDFPGATNTGHRPGTKGGYFPVAPVDSQVDLRADIVKTLHEIGMETFVVHHEVAQGQGEIGVKFGTLIEAADNVQKLKYVVKMVAHEHGKTATFMPKPLYGDNGNGMHCHQSIWKNGVNLFAGKGYQNLSDTAMNYIGGVLSHAKSCAAFTNASTNSYKRLLPGFEAPSILAYSAQNRSASCRIPFVNGDKARRVEFRFPDSSANPYLAFAAMLMAGIDGVQKKIDPGPPREEDLFELSLDEIREKGIQQMPHTLREAVEHMLADRDFLKKGDVFTEDFLQTYKAYKFETEIWPWEGRPHPFEFLTTYSC; this comes from the coding sequence ATGTCCAGAACACCAAGTGAAGTTATCGCATATGCCAAGGCGAATAACGTTCTTTTCTATGATTTCCGTTTTACGGATATCAAAGGAGCATGGCATCACGTATCGTATCATACGATAGCCATCACTGAAGATTCCTTTAAAGGCCTACCATTTGACGGAAGTTCCATCCCTGCATGGCAACCGATCGACAGATCCGATATGCAATTGATTCCGGATACGGATGCGATTTTCTTAGATCCTTTTACTGCGGATGCGACTCTTGTGATTTTTTGCGATGTATTTGATATCTACAAAGGCGCTCTTTACGAAAAATGTCCTCGTTCCATCGCTAAAAAAGCTCTGAAGTATCTTGAGTCTTCCGGACTTGCAGATACCGCCTATTTCGGTCCTGAAAACGAATTTTTTATTTTTGACAGTATCAAAGTAAGAGACGCGATCAATGTTCAGTATTATGAAATCGATTCTTCGGAAGGAATCTGGAATTCTCACACTGATTTTCCGGGAGCAACCAACACGGGTCACCGTCCTGGAACCAAAGGTGGTTACTTTCCGGTAGCTCCTGTGGATTCTCAAGTGGATCTGAGAGCGGATATCGTGAAAACTCTTCATGAGATCGGAATGGAAACCTTCGTCGTTCACCACGAAGTCGCTCAAGGACAAGGAGAGATCGGCGTTAAGTTCGGAACTCTGATCGAAGCTGCGGATAACGTTCAAAAACTGAAATACGTCGTAAAGATGGTCGCACATGAGCACGGTAAAACCGCAACTTTCATGCCGAAACCTCTTTACGGTGATAACGGAAACGGAATGCACTGCCACCAATCTATTTGGAAAAACGGAGTGAATCTTTTCGCGGGAAAAGGATATCAAAATCTGAGCGACACCGCTATGAATTATATCGGTGGGGTTTTATCTCACGCTAAATCTTGTGCCGCGTTTACAAACGCCTCCACAAATTCTTACAAAAGACTTCTTCCTGGTTTTGAAGCTCCTTCGATTCTTGCGTATTCCGCGCAGAACCGCTCCGCTTCCTGTAGAATTCCTTTTGTAAACGGAGACAAAGCAAGAAGGGTAGAATTCCGTTTCCCTGATTCTTCCGCGAACCCTTATCTCGCTTTTGCGGCGATGTTGATGGCGGGTATCGACGGAGTTCAAAAGAAAATCGATCCGGGCCCGCCACGGGAAGAAGATCTTTTCGAACTTTCTCTGGATGAAATCCGTGAAAAAGGAATTCAACAAATGCCTCATACTTTGAGAGAAGCTGTAGAGCACATGCTCGCTGACAGAGACTTTCTTAAAAAAGGGGACGTGTTTACGGAAGATTTCCTGCAGACTTACAAAGCGTATAAGTTTGAGACGGAAATTTGGCCCTGGGAAGGAAGACCGCACCCGTTCGAATTTCTTACGACATATTCTTGTTAA
- a CDS encoding chromosome segregation SMC family protein, giving the protein MYLKSLNIVGFKTFADETEVLLDPGFTAVVGPNGSGKSNIVDAVKWVFGEKSAKGLRGEKMDDVIFHGSEARKPAGYAEVSVIFDNYSRLIKMDYPTVKMTRRLYMDGNNEYYINDSRVQRKDVEKLLMDTGIGKSSYSIMEQGKVDRILHSKPEERRLIFEEAAGVSRFKVERQEALKRLDDTKQNLLRIQDIMNSMKKEMEVKEKQAEKAEAYFKLKAELDETDRIIRYLKFTTLTNKLKASEGELQGIKDKNQTLLDTISEETGRIEVLEKDKAEIEKRVSEIDKKLYDHLSQTKIQKEKIEKNKQIILEYEERISDMTETLNQEESSLSLLIIDLDRIQRECSELEGEVELLQEEIQKLKNSKLILEKQIESENHAVLEKESKIATNDKTHNELREKLKEVIFELISQLESRKKEAIDTETRRKELKEFLLTKMSEYSSEIKNLRENLELSEKSKIRAVLETLDLGDVQSKLEEFVHLEDMIRNILFDRDGFLSRKETLDQQIEDLILDNENLTRSIKDSGLKIESLREDLEANKEQTVFLEKKVLELGSERNSRLEAAKAIGLRKEEIEKRIQNAKDSILNVIAKKQEFEREVGELEQQIESSYNEFLDMSRALESEKEILRNILKEIQTLKHDIQKNQDDFKNLIPVLTEKERTVSGLKVQIDSFTEELYNDYSISEQELVAEFRERNLERTKEEVKLKRLKSDIQMLGSINPLSIEEYRSVKEIYEHHRVQKEDIEKSKSDVEDVLSRINEESEKLFRETFERIRENFQETFSTLFNGGRAILELTDNEDNLNAGIEIMAEPPGKHVQNLRLLSGGEKSMTAIALLFAIYMVKPSPFCFLDEIDAALDEANKLRFCQILDKFKDKSQFIVITHAQSTINRANSIFGVTNEEPGISKILSLKLDEAATIAERIAETAV; this is encoded by the coding sequence ATGTATTTAAAAAGTCTGAATATTGTTGGATTCAAAACGTTCGCGGACGAGACGGAAGTTCTTCTCGATCCGGGATTTACCGCCGTTGTAGGACCGAATGGAAGCGGTAAGTCGAATATCGTAGACGCTGTCAAATGGGTCTTCGGAGAAAAGTCCGCGAAGGGTCTTCGAGGTGAGAAGATGGACGACGTGATCTTTCACGGTTCCGAAGCCCGTAAGCCCGCAGGATATGCGGAAGTTTCCGTAATCTTTGATAACTATTCCCGCCTGATCAAGATGGATTATCCGACTGTGAAGATGACTCGTCGTCTTTATATGGATGGGAATAACGAATACTACATCAACGATTCCCGAGTACAGAGAAAGGACGTCGAAAAACTTTTGATGGATACCGGGATCGGTAAGTCCTCTTACTCGATCATGGAACAGGGAAAAGTGGATCGTATTCTTCATTCCAAACCCGAAGAAAGAAGATTGATCTTTGAAGAAGCCGCGGGTGTTTCCAGATTCAAGGTGGAACGTCAGGAAGCTCTCAAACGTTTGGACGATACCAAACAAAACCTGCTTCGAATCCAAGACATCATGAATTCCATGAAAAAAGAAATGGAAGTCAAGGAAAAACAGGCGGAAAAAGCCGAAGCCTATTTTAAACTCAAAGCGGAGCTGGACGAAACCGATCGAATCATACGTTATCTGAAATTCACCACTCTTACCAATAAACTCAAGGCTTCCGAAGGGGAACTGCAAGGGATCAAAGATAAGAATCAAACCTTGCTGGATACGATTAGCGAGGAAACCGGAAGAATCGAAGTATTAGAAAAAGATAAAGCAGAAATCGAAAAACGGGTTTCTGAAATCGACAAGAAATTATACGATCATCTGTCTCAGACAAAAATTCAAAAAGAAAAGATAGAGAAGAATAAACAGATCATCTTGGAATACGAGGAAAGAATCTCGGATATGACCGAGACCTTGAATCAGGAAGAATCCTCTCTCAGTCTTTTGATCATCGATCTGGATCGAATTCAGAGAGAATGTTCCGAACTCGAAGGCGAGGTCGAACTTCTTCAGGAAGAGATTCAAAAACTAAAGAATTCCAAACTCATTCTTGAAAAACAAATCGAAAGCGAGAATCACGCGGTTCTGGAAAAAGAATCCAAGATCGCGACGAACGACAAGACACACAACGAACTCAGAGAAAAACTCAAAGAGGTCATCTTTGAATTGATCAGCCAGCTCGAATCCAGAAAAAAAGAGGCGATCGATACCGAAACGAGAAGAAAGGAACTGAAAGAATTTCTTCTTACAAAAATGTCCGAATATTCTTCCGAGATCAAAAATCTCAGGGAGAATCTGGAACTTTCCGAAAAGTCAAAAATCCGTGCCGTTTTGGAAACCCTCGATCTGGGCGATGTTCAATCGAAGTTGGAAGAATTTGTCCATCTGGAAGATATGATTCGAAACATTCTTTTTGATCGGGACGGGTTTTTATCCCGCAAAGAAACTCTGGATCAACAGATCGAAGATTTGATCCTGGACAACGAAAATCTTACAAGAAGCATCAAGGACTCCGGTTTAAAGATAGAATCCTTGAGAGAAGATCTGGAAGCAAACAAGGAACAAACCGTGTTCTTAGAGAAAAAAGTTTTGGAACTCGGATCCGAAAGAAATTCCAGATTGGAAGCGGCGAAGGCGATCGGGCTCCGGAAGGAAGAGATCGAAAAAAGAATCCAGAATGCAAAGGATTCTATCTTAAACGTAATCGCTAAAAAACAGGAATTTGAAAGGGAAGTAGGAGAGCTCGAACAACAGATCGAATCCAGTTACAACGAATTTCTGGATATGAGTCGCGCACTCGAATCCGAAAAAGAAATTCTCAGAAATATTCTCAAAGAGATCCAAACCTTAAAACACGATATTCAAAAAAATCAGGATGATTTTAAAAATCTGATTCCTGTTTTGACTGAAAAAGAAAGAACCGTTTCCGGTCTGAAAGTGCAGATCGATTCTTTTACAGAAGAATTGTACAACGACTATTCCATTTCCGAGCAGGAGTTGGTCGCAGAATTTCGGGAACGAAATCTGGAAAGAACCAAGGAAGAAGTCAAACTCAAACGCCTCAAGTCCGATATCCAAATGTTGGGTTCGATCAATCCTCTTTCGATCGAAGAATACAGAAGCGTCAAAGAAATTTACGAACACCATCGAGTTCAAAAAGAAGATATCGAAAAATCGAAGTCGGACGTGGAAGACGTTCTGAGCCGGATCAACGAAGAATCCGAAAAATTATTTCGGGAAACGTTTGAAAGAATCCGTGAAAATTTTCAGGAAACGTTTTCCACTCTGTTTAACGGCGGCCGTGCGATTCTGGAGCTTACCGATAACGAGGACAATCTCAATGCGGGGATCGAAATCATGGCGGAACCTCCCGGAAAACACGTTCAAAACCTGAGACTTCTTTCCGGCGGGGAAAAGTCGATGACCGCGATCGCTTTGTTGTTTGCGATTTACATGGTGAAACCGTCCCCGTTCTGTTTTTTGGATGAGATCGATGCCGCTCTGGACGAGGCGAACAAACTTCGCTTTTGTCAGATCCTGGATAAGTTCAAGGACAAGTCTCAGTTTATCGTGATCACTCACGCTCAATCTACGATCAACCGGGCCAACTCTATCTTCGGGGTCACCAATGAAGAACCGGGGATTTCTAAGATTCTATCCTTGAAACTAGATGAAGCTGCTACGATCGCGGAACGGATCGCCGAAACGGCGGTTTGA
- a CDS encoding protein-disulfide reductase DsbD family protein, with protein sequence MSKHPFLLFGLLSFFLTNFSLSAEDLSGSWFSELQKSTLQGISGASLGWTTGLVLVVGGVLASLLPCVYPLYPITVGIVRARGEGASRMLHPSIYYLGLVVIYWCFGLIAGFSGGAFNVILRYPIVNLSLAILIFLLALASLDLIHLPVFQTAKGLKPGQGYGGTFLLGMGAGILSSPCVGPVVVAILLQITTGSGAISFGSVLLAAFKMLLFGVGLGFPFLMIGVFGLSLPKSGKWMRWIQYVLGLFVIYFSYTYFQKALASWGIAEATIPLAGLSVLVLLACLYFFLPENWDKYMRMKKALYLSGVVLSATGLIILSIPSLGGTNSALFPEIEAKGNLSWFRIPQKAYAEGKDESKKVFIDFYADWCTNCKAFEELTQKDFALNEALQGAVLLKIKDDDPIFETYARDPRFEELKIGLPFFVILDAEGNLLYKNTDYQDTNTMIQTLKQP encoded by the coding sequence ATTTCCAAACATCCGTTCCTACTCTTTGGCCTTCTGTCTTTTTTTCTCACAAACTTTTCTCTTTCCGCTGAAGATTTGTCAGGTTCTTGGTTTTCAGAACTTCAAAAGTCGACTTTACAAGGAATTTCCGGAGCGTCGCTGGGTTGGACCACCGGGTTGGTTCTTGTCGTCGGCGGTGTTTTGGCGAGTCTGCTTCCCTGTGTGTATCCTCTTTATCCGATCACGGTCGGAATCGTGAGGGCCAGGGGAGAAGGCGCTTCTCGAATGCTTCATCCTTCGATCTACTATCTGGGTTTAGTGGTGATTTATTGGTGTTTCGGACTCATCGCCGGTTTTTCGGGGGGAGCGTTTAACGTGATTCTACGTTATCCGATCGTGAATCTCTCTCTTGCCATTTTGATCTTTCTTTTGGCGTTAGCTTCCCTGGATCTGATTCATCTTCCTGTTTTTCAAACTGCCAAAGGACTCAAACCGGGACAGGGATACGGCGGGACCTTTCTTTTGGGAATGGGAGCCGGAATTCTTTCTTCTCCTTGTGTGGGTCCTGTTGTGGTCGCGATTCTTTTGCAAATCACCACGGGTTCAGGGGCGATCAGTTTCGGTTCGGTGTTGTTGGCTGCGTTTAAGATGTTGTTATTCGGAGTGGGTTTGGGATTTCCGTTTTTGATGATCGGAGTATTCGGTTTGAGTCTTCCTAAATCCGGAAAGTGGATGCGTTGGATTCAATACGTTCTCGGTTTGTTTGTGATCTATTTTTCTTATACTTATTTTCAAAAGGCTCTTGCAAGTTGGGGAATCGCGGAAGCTACGATTCCTCTTGCCGGTCTGAGTGTCCTTGTTCTTCTTGCCTGTCTCTATTTCTTTTTACCTGAGAATTGGGATAAATACATGAGAATGAAAAAGGCTCTCTATCTGAGCGGTGTGGTTCTTTCCGCGACAGGGTTGATCATTCTTTCGATTCCGAGTTTAGGCGGAACGAATTCCGCACTATTTCCGGAGATCGAAGCAAAGGGAAATCTTTCCTGGTTTCGAATTCCCCAGAAGGCATATGCGGAAGGGAAAGACGAAAGTAAAAAAGTGTTTATCGATTTTTACGCGGATTGGTGCACCAACTGCAAAGCGTTCGAAGAACTGACCCAGAAAGATTTCGCTTTGAACGAAGCTTTGCAGGGAGCCGTTTTGCTAAAGATTAAGGATGATGATCCTATCTTTGAAACCTATGCCAGGGATCCTCGTTTTGAAGAATTGAAAATCGGACTTCCGTTTTTTGTGATCTTGGATGCCGAAGGGAATTTGCTGTATAAAAACACAGATTACCAAGATACAAATACGATGATCCAAACCTTAAAACAACCGTAA
- a CDS encoding M23 family metallopeptidase: MTSPAKFDLKLTHSERLQVKILKFKNWFRKFKDSGSKKISFLLVPHSHENVIRIELNVFMAWFLGILSGLILTLAFIFLSYLNFFYRPDEDLFQKSDENVSQYLYYDMLLQDAKKEIRGLERKTEQLNLVAWDEVPWKRILTYEVIPEFRLKKEIPDSETNLELYKNTVEGFAAQNIELFRIRQAFENAFDYLEERESILYALPRGRPLKPGVGFVSSTFGGRVDPFGLVILGEHHSGVDFASSEGTPIYATAPGIVVESGQSSGGLGKNIRINHLNGIFTVYGHCSQILVEKNQIVKRGDLIGLVGSTGKATGPHVHYEVHMGQDPPLDPAEFINIE; encoded by the coding sequence ATGACAAGCCCTGCAAAGTTCGATCTCAAATTAACGCATTCCGAGCGCCTACAGGTCAAAATTCTCAAATTCAAAAATTGGTTTCGTAAATTCAAAGACAGCGGATCCAAAAAGATCTCCTTTTTGCTCGTCCCCCACAGCCATGAGAATGTAATTCGGATCGAACTGAACGTTTTTATGGCTTGGTTTCTCGGAATTCTCTCCGGATTGATTCTCACACTCGCATTTATCTTTCTTTCGTATCTGAATTTCTTTTATCGACCGGACGAAGACCTTTTTCAAAAAAGCGATGAGAATGTGAGCCAATATCTCTACTACGATATGCTCCTCCAGGACGCAAAAAAAGAGATCCGAGGTTTGGAAAGAAAAACGGAACAGTTAAATTTAGTGGCTTGGGACGAAGTTCCCTGGAAACGAATCCTTACCTACGAGGTAATTCCGGAATTCCGCCTCAAAAAAGAAATCCCGGACTCCGAAACCAATCTCGAACTTTATAAAAATACCGTGGAAGGTTTTGCGGCCCAGAATATCGAGCTCTTTCGAATCCGTCAGGCCTTTGAAAACGCATTCGATTATTTGGAAGAAAGAGAATCCATTCTTTACGCGCTGCCAAGAGGCCGTCCTCTCAAACCCGGAGTGGGTTTTGTCTCTTCCACATTTGGAGGAAGAGTGGATCCGTTTGGGCTCGTGATTCTCGGAGAACATCATTCCGGAGTGGACTTTGCTTCTTCGGAAGGAACCCCAATCTATGCTACGGCCCCTGGGATCGTGGTGGAATCCGGTCAATCTTCCGGGGGTTTGGGGAAAAACATCCGTATCAATCATTTGAACGGAATTTTCACAGTCTATGGTCACTGTTCTCAGATTCTTGTGGAAAAAAATCAAATTGTCAAACGCGGGGATTTGATCGGTCTCGTAGGCTCGACGGGAAAGGCAACCGGACCGCACGTTCATTACGAGGTTCATATGGGGCAGGACCCTCCCTTGGATCCGGCGGAATTTATCAACATCGAATGA
- the pcnB gene encoding polynucleotide adenylyltransferase PcnB, whose protein sequence is MKFLSNLFKKKIGSVEDILSHPDGKRYYRDAHLIRKNMIDEDAVKIIHRLNKFGFKAYIVGGGVRDLLLGRKPKDFDVVTNATPNQIKKIFNNCRIIGRRFKIVHILFRGKVIEVSTFRSLPDYRLGKAVEDQDYLIKRDNKFGTPQEDAARRDFTINSLYYDVRNDSIIDYVGGFEDIQNKVLRVIGDPDISFREDPVRMLRAVKFAEILGLTIEKATAKAIRKHKIELEKASNSRMLEEYNKIFRTWKTSLIFQGMAEHGLLEVLFKEAFEKERKKTSNFGEKFLETNIGKRLAIADKLLTEREEMTPHIFYSLIFSDLVTEALKKENMHLVSAIKNNLEPIFDRLETPKKDKDRLIKIFASQQRFLSTEDEKSSQNNFFRMKDYFYDAFMVFKIGAIAENDEQAIQSAFFWEISVRKRPIPVKKFNEGRSGGGNHGDRPGPRPNKNRGRNFRNKNREEGGQQRGDLGNRREETSNGGNENPVNDSDDSRGNRSMDSED, encoded by the coding sequence ATGAAATTCCTGTCCAATCTGTTCAAGAAAAAAATAGGATCAGTTGAGGATATTCTCTCTCACCCGGATGGCAAGCGCTATTATCGGGATGCCCACCTGATCCGCAAAAACATGATAGATGAGGACGCGGTCAAGATCATTCACAGGCTGAATAAGTTCGGTTTTAAGGCTTACATCGTTGGAGGAGGGGTTCGCGACCTTCTTCTTGGAAGAAAGCCGAAAGACTTCGATGTTGTCACTAACGCAACTCCGAATCAGATAAAAAAAATATTCAATAACTGTCGGATCATCGGAAGAAGATTCAAAATTGTGCATATTCTTTTCCGAGGAAAAGTTATCGAAGTTAGCACGTTCCGTTCCCTACCCGATTATCGGTTGGGAAAAGCTGTGGAAGATCAGGATTACCTCATCAAGAGAGACAACAAGTTTGGCACCCCTCAGGAGGATGCCGCTCGCAGAGACTTTACAATCAATTCCTTATATTATGACGTTCGAAATGATTCCATCATAGACTACGTCGGCGGTTTTGAAGATATTCAGAATAAGGTTCTGCGGGTGATCGGAGATCCGGACATTTCGTTTCGGGAGGATCCGGTGAGAATGTTACGCGCGGTTAAGTTCGCGGAAATTCTCGGACTGACAATTGAAAAGGCCACTGCGAAGGCGATCCGTAAACATAAGATAGAATTGGAAAAAGCGTCCAATTCAAGAATGTTGGAAGAATACAATAAGATCTTCCGTACTTGGAAAACTTCTTTGATCTTTCAAGGAATGGCCGAACACGGTCTCTTGGAAGTTTTGTTCAAAGAAGCCTTTGAAAAGGAAAGAAAAAAGACCTCCAATTTCGGAGAAAAGTTTCTCGAAACCAATATCGGAAAACGTCTCGCGATTGCGGACAAACTTCTGACGGAAAGAGAGGAAATGACTCCTCATATTTTCTACTCTTTGATTTTTTCGGATCTTGTGACCGAAGCATTAAAAAAAGAGAATATGCATTTGGTTTCTGCGATTAAGAACAATTTGGAACCGATCTTTGATCGTTTGGAAACGCCGAAAAAAGATAAGGATCGTTTGATCAAGATTTTCGCGAGCCAGCAACGGTTTTTGAGCACCGAGGACGAAAAGTCGTCTCAGAATAATTTTTTCAGAATGAAGGATTATTTTTACGATGCGTTTATGGTTTTTAAAATCGGAGCCATTGCGGAGAACGACGAACAAGCGATTCAGAGCGCGTTTTTCTGGGAAATTTCGGTGCGAAAAAGACCGATTCCCGTTAAGAAATTTAACGAAGGAAGAAGCGGCGGCGGAAATCACGGCGATCGACCCGGTCCTCGTCCGAATAAAAACCGAGGAAGGAATTTTCGGAATAAAAACCGAGAAGAGGGCGGGCAACAACGAGGAGATCTCGGAAACCGAAGAGAGGAAACTTCCAACGGTGGAAATGAAAACCCTGTAAACGATTCCGACGATTCTCGTGGAAATCGCTCTATGGATTCGGAGGACTGA
- a CDS encoding Cys-rich protein encodes MKYLFLMVLSFLLLAQAVPAQSSLCNEICGFYYGCLEQNAPRKLSAEEKTKVKAGCLNSCKKHSQAVSACFDTHKNQCKPFNACIVSAYNANKK; translated from the coding sequence TTGAAATATCTTTTTCTGATGGTTCTTTCTTTCCTTCTTCTGGCGCAGGCAGTGCCAGCTCAATCCTCTCTCTGTAACGAAATTTGCGGATTTTATTACGGATGTCTGGAGCAAAATGCTCCGAGAAAATTGAGTGCGGAGGAAAAGACAAAAGTAAAAGCAGGTTGTTTAAACTCCTGTAAAAAACACTCACAAGCGGTGTCGGCCTGTTTTGATACTCACAAAAATCAATGCAAACCGTTTAACGCATGTATAGTGTCCGCGTATAACGCGAATAAAAAATAG
- a CDS encoding prolipoprotein diacylglyceryl transferase — protein sequence MIDRIPLPFLKYLNIDWGGPSTFSILMMLGFLAASYVLPKELERRGLKPDHSDWILLLGILGTLVGSKIFFIFEIWDQIFVETPGFDGKYLYPLTHWHGFPGRMALWNNLFSGSGLVFYGGFLFGILFITLYMKYFELDIPSYLDAAVPSMAIGYAIGRLGCWVSGDGCYGFATDLNIPLLVFDYHGAHPSGVPVWNTPLIESIVSFAFFAYFQFWARNQHFKKFSLGAQYLILHGFARLMVEFLRINKAVFPFFDPPSLVNIPNAEQNPDFLSQYYWHGFSQSQWVSIAIILAGAYFLVKWKLWEKESAAA from the coding sequence ATGATCGATAGAATTCCCTTACCCTTTCTTAAGTATTTGAATATAGATTGGGGAGGACCGTCCACATTCAGTATCCTGATGATGTTAGGTTTTCTGGCAGCATCGTATGTCCTTCCAAAAGAATTAGAACGCAGAGGTTTAAAACCGGATCATTCCGATTGGATTCTTCTTTTGGGAATTTTAGGAACCCTCGTAGGTTCAAAGATCTTTTTTATCTTTGAAATCTGGGATCAGATCTTCGTGGAAACCCCGGGGTTTGACGGAAAGTATCTATACCCACTGACCCATTGGCACGGCTTTCCCGGAAGGATGGCTCTTTGGAATAATTTATTTTCGGGCAGCGGTCTCGTATTTTATGGAGGATTCCTTTTCGGAATTCTTTTTATCACTCTCTACATGAAATACTTCGAACTCGATATTCCCTCGTATTTAGACGCCGCGGTTCCGAGCATGGCGATTGGTTACGCAATCGGAAGGTTGGGATGTTGGGTATCGGGAGACGGTTGTTACGGTTTTGCGACCGATTTAAACATCCCGCTTTTGGTATTCGACTACCACGGAGCACATCCGTCCGGCGTTCCCGTTTGGAACACCCCCCTGATCGAGTCGATCGTTTCCTTTGCTTTTTTCGCATACTTTCAGTTCTGGGCAAGAAATCAGCATTTTAAAAAATTCTCCTTGGGAGCTCAGTATCTGATCCTTCACGGATTTGCAAGATTGATGGTGGAATTTTTAAGAATCAACAAGGCTGTATTCCCGTTTTTCGATCCGCCCTCTTTGGTAAACATTCCGAACGCGGAGCAGAATCCAGACTTCCTGAGCCAGTATTACTGGCACGGATTTTCTCAATCTCAGTGGGTTTCGATCGCGATCATTCTCGCCGGGGCATATTTTCTTGTGAAATGGAAACTCTGGGAAAAGGAAAGCGCTGCGGCTTAA